The Elaeis guineensis isolate ETL-2024a chromosome 14, EG11, whole genome shotgun sequence genome has a segment encoding these proteins:
- the LOC105034707 gene encoding membrane steroid-binding protein 2, with the protein MALYESFAAAIYSYTGLSLAAFFTILALMVGVYRLVCGMFVAPDTMPEKRSLPHEPVIPPEPVQMGEMTLEELRAYNGSDPRKPLLMAIKGQIYDVSRGRMFYGPGGPYALFAGRDASRALALMSFDPNDLTGDLEGLGTSELEVLQDWEEKFMEKYVNVGRLVSEKTRDGDHDGSVEKTELNQELDRDTVDANAAVEANGMESDAKIN; encoded by the exons ATGGCGCTTTACGAGTCGTTCGCGGCGGCGATCTACTCCTACACCGGCCTCTCCCTGGCCGCCTTCTTCACCATCCTCGCCCTCATGGTCGGCGTCTACCGCCTCGTCTGCGGGATGTTCGTCGCCCCCGACACCATGCCGGAGAAGAGGTCGCTTCCGCATGAGCCGGTGATCCCACCGGAGCCCGTCCAGATGGGTGAGATGACGCTGGAGGAGCTGCGGGCTTACAACGGATCCGACCCCAGGAAGCCCCTCTTGATGGCGATCAAGGGCCAGATCTACGACGTGTCCAGAGGAAG GATGTTTTATGGACCTGGTGGTCCATATGCCTTATTTGCTGGGAGGGATGCTAGCCGGGCACTGGCCCTCATGTCCTTTGATCCCAATGACCTCACAGGTGACTTGGAAGGACTAGGCACATCAGAGCTGGAAGTCCTGCAAGATTGGGAAGAGAAATTTATGGAGAAGTATGTTAACGTTGGGAGACTTGTTTCTGAAAAAACCAGAGATGGAGATCATGACGGAAGTGTTGAGAAAACAGAACTGAATCAAGAACTGGATAGAGATACAGTGGATGCAAATGCTGCAGTAGAAGCTAACGGTATGGAATCAGATGCAAAGATAAACTGA